The following are encoded together in the Bacillus cereus group sp. RP43 genome:
- a CDS encoding ABC transporter ATP-binding protein, translating into MTELLKIENLWKRYGLKAVIRELNIEITEGKIVGLVGDNGSGKTTLLKMIAGLQHPSEGSIVINGKKVGLETKEIVSFMSDKPVFDDWMTVKDALFFYRDFYKDFDIQRAVDTIAEFKIPLEERITALSKGMVEKLQIILTFSRKAKLYVLDEPLGGIDLVSREHVLELILQFYREDCTILIATHLIGEVENIFDEVIFLKDGESVLHENVEELRFQRGKAVTDLFKEVFSR; encoded by the coding sequence ATGACAGAGTTATTAAAAATAGAAAATCTATGGAAGCGGTACGGATTAAAAGCAGTGATCCGTGAGTTAAACATAGAGATTACAGAAGGAAAAATCGTTGGGCTTGTTGGAGATAACGGAAGCGGGAAAACGACGTTATTAAAAATGATTGCAGGCCTACAACATCCTTCTGAAGGCAGCATAGTAATTAACGGTAAAAAAGTAGGGTTAGAGACGAAAGAAATCGTTTCATTTATGTCTGATAAGCCAGTCTTTGATGATTGGATGACTGTAAAAGATGCCCTATTTTTCTATCGAGATTTTTATAAAGACTTTGATATTCAAAGAGCAGTAGATACAATTGCGGAATTTAAAATACCGTTAGAAGAAAGAATTACAGCTTTATCAAAAGGTATGGTTGAAAAGCTACAAATTATTTTAACGTTTTCTCGAAAAGCGAAGTTATACGTACTGGATGAACCACTTGGCGGGATTGATCTTGTTTCTAGAGAGCACGTATTAGAACTTATTTTACAGTTTTATCGCGAAGATTGTACCATTTTAATTGCAACGCATTTAATCGGAGAAGTTGAAAATATTTTTGACGAAGTAATCTTTTTAAAAGATGGTGAAAGTGTACTTCACGAAAATGTAGAGGAGTTACGTTTCCAACGAGGAAAAGCTGTTACGGATTTGTTTAAGGAGGTGTTTAGTAGATGA
- a CDS encoding ABC transporter permease, with protein sequence MFKLIQNEFLKLHAKKGMYILIGVIAALEILGVLGMLKWGGGNEFKGSYFDFVSSEIGLIILFATIFGITIASRTITDEFQKGTIKQLLIRPRKRITVLFSKYITVLLTILFIIFASTLIAMIIGGIVMDGSKTELTLGIVLKTIVYQLLSPFFFATLAFFLANVFRNSVLPLIITMFLFFLQGAINMVLMMFAKGVAKFVVFFHLNLSVYDSNKLVSGGMEPPFTEFTFTTSLLLVVAHFAVLLVASSVLFQKRDVL encoded by the coding sequence ATGTTTAAATTAATTCAAAATGAATTTTTGAAGTTACATGCGAAAAAAGGTATGTACATTTTAATAGGTGTAATTGCAGCGTTGGAGATTTTGGGAGTTTTAGGGATGCTGAAATGGGGAGGAGGAAATGAGTTTAAAGGATCATATTTCGATTTTGTAAGTTCAGAGATTGGTTTAATTATCTTATTTGCAACAATTTTTGGAATCACGATTGCTTCTCGTACAATTACTGATGAGTTTCAAAAAGGTACAATTAAGCAGTTATTAATCCGTCCGAGAAAACGAATTACAGTTTTGTTCTCTAAATATATTACAGTGTTACTTACTATATTATTTATCATATTTGCTAGCACGTTAATCGCAATGATTATTGGCGGAATTGTAATGGATGGTAGTAAAACTGAATTAACATTAGGAATTGTATTAAAAACAATTGTATATCAACTTTTATCACCATTTTTCTTTGCAACGCTTGCATTTTTCTTAGCGAACGTATTTAGAAATTCTGTATTACCATTAATTATTACGATGTTCCTATTTTTCTTACAAGGAGCAATTAATATGGTACTAATGATGTTTGCAAAAGGTGTAGCGAAATTTGTTGTGTTCTTCCATTTAAATTTAAGTGTTTACGATAGCAATAAATTAGTTAGTGGTGGAATGGAACCACCATTTACAGAATTTACGTTTACAACTTCATTATTACTTGTAGTTGCACACTTTGCTGTATTACTTGTAGCATCAAGTGTATTATTCCAAAAACGTGACGTATTATAA
- a CDS encoding ABC transporter ATP-binding protein, with the protein MGNVVVKLENVRKKIGKAEIIRGLSFEVREGEVYGFLGPNGSGKTTTIRMMTGLISMTEGDITICGHSIRTEREKALEQIGAIVENPELYDYMTGMQNLKQFANMAITPISKERIAEIIKLVELEHAIHKKVKTYSLGMKQRLGIAQALLHQPKILILDEPTNGLDPAGIRQIRDYLQRLAKEENIAVIVSSHLLSEIELMCDRVVIIKQGEFVQEYNLHEQAKHDETVVVVFEVGQVQKANEIIKGKVQGNVIVTSIMKEEIPQIVKQLVHADVLVYGVTVQNKTLEDEFLAITGGVKA; encoded by the coding sequence TTGGGAAACGTAGTAGTGAAATTAGAAAATGTTCGAAAAAAGATTGGTAAGGCAGAAATTATTCGTGGCTTATCATTTGAGGTTCGAGAAGGAGAAGTATACGGGTTCCTTGGACCAAACGGTAGTGGTAAGACGACGACGATTCGTATGATGACAGGTCTTATATCAATGACAGAGGGCGATATTACAATTTGTGGTCATAGCATTCGTACAGAGCGTGAAAAGGCGCTAGAGCAAATTGGTGCAATTGTAGAAAACCCTGAACTATATGATTATATGACTGGTATGCAAAACTTAAAGCAGTTTGCAAACATGGCAATTACTCCAATTAGTAAAGAGCGCATCGCTGAAATTATAAAGCTTGTTGAATTAGAGCATGCAATTCATAAAAAGGTAAAAACATACTCACTTGGTATGAAACAGCGTTTAGGAATTGCACAGGCGTTACTTCATCAGCCGAAAATATTAATTTTAGATGAACCGACAAATGGATTAGATCCAGCTGGTATTCGCCAAATTCGTGATTATTTACAACGATTAGCGAAAGAAGAAAATATTGCGGTCATTGTATCAAGTCATTTATTAAGTGAAATTGAATTAATGTGTGATCGCGTTGTTATTATAAAGCAAGGTGAGTTTGTACAAGAGTATAACTTACATGAACAAGCGAAGCATGATGAAACAGTTGTAGTTGTATTTGAAGTAGGTCAAGTTCAGAAAGCGAACGAAATTATTAAAGGGAAAGTACAAGGAAATGTAATTGTGACATCCATAATGAAAGAAGAGATTCCGCAAATTGTAAAACAGTTAGTGCATGCTGATGTACTTGTGTACGGTGTGACAGTTCAAAATAAAACGTTAGAGGATGAGTTCTTAGCGATTACAGGGGGAGTGAAAGCGTAA
- a CDS encoding ABC transporter permease has protein sequence MKASLIYMYNANKKQIFISLLSFIFIVAVAFVSMGNYIKQESGEVRQMIIIALVFLVYMIFAVLVFLQAISAFGKMTESTLFRLTPLSGKKIVLAILSYAVISLMCFEVIGTMFVYSISMKVIKGTELYGMLFTESTIELDIVKQLFSSVLYVFNLSSILLVLLFTVSSVKVFSLKKKKMEYVIIFFLFLLVTKVINMIYEMLGRLAPTSTFIRKLVYIDESMDINLILYPESLMNLYSIAFSIGIFVLLVYITGRIIDKKLEV, from the coding sequence ATGAAGGCCAGTTTAATATATATGTACAATGCGAATAAAAAACAAATTTTCATTTCGTTATTGTCATTCATATTCATTGTAGCTGTCGCTTTTGTAAGTATGGGGAATTATATTAAACAAGAATCAGGAGAAGTAAGGCAAATGATTATAATTGCTTTAGTATTCTTAGTTTATATGATTTTTGCAGTATTAGTATTTCTACAGGCTATATCTGCGTTTGGGAAAATGACCGAGAGTACATTATTTCGATTAACACCGCTATCTGGTAAAAAAATTGTTTTAGCAATATTGTCATATGCGGTAATTAGTTTAATGTGTTTTGAAGTGATAGGTACTATGTTTGTCTATAGTATTTCGATGAAAGTAATAAAAGGTACAGAACTCTATGGAATGTTATTTACGGAAAGTACAATTGAGCTAGATATAGTAAAACAATTATTTAGTAGTGTGTTATATGTATTTAATTTATCAAGTATATTGTTAGTTTTACTTTTTACAGTATCTAGCGTTAAAGTATTTTCTTTGAAAAAGAAAAAAATGGAGTATGTAATTATTTTCTTCTTATTTTTATTAGTAACGAAAGTAATCAATATGATATATGAAATGCTAGGCCGACTTGCACCTACATCTACTTTTATTAGGAAGTTAGTTTATATAGATGAATCGATGGATATAAATCTTATACTATATCCAGAAAGTCTTATGAATTTATATAGTATTGCTTTTTCAATCGGTATATTTGTTTTACTTGTTTATATAACAGGTCGCATAATCGATAAAAAACTAGAAGTCTAA
- a CDS encoding CPBP family glutamic-type intramembrane protease, whose amino-acid sequence MQYAFSRIRLRSFFGWMIIGMFLTMIPLSLSGASDNTIEFLSQISIFFAFPLLWLYLKTSKNNVVFKSFFDKPGRLHWGLIVLATIMGMIFSVGISQIQFYILAHTVPNFLVTMLEDGNVINTSNIYMTIFSFISACVLAPIMEEVIFRGFFLQRMAYKWGIKRAVIISSLIFGLGHFDVIGAFIFGVIMCLLYIKTKNIWTNIAVHALNNLIATSMQFVGGEGSGAISITELQAQSNLWIGIGLAIVGLLWLIPYIWKQWRTVKEVSVPPVRFINEEKVANTSEENEIYSQVIVTDKLMAVELPDEAVNKLRLEENDYVTVSVEEDKIVIKKAHNR is encoded by the coding sequence ATGCAATATGCATTTTCACGTATAAGGCTACGTAGTTTTTTTGGATGGATGATTATAGGGATGTTCCTGACGATGATTCCATTAAGTTTATCAGGTGCTTCTGACAATACGATAGAGTTCCTGTCACAAATATCAATCTTTTTCGCATTTCCACTATTGTGGCTATATTTAAAAACAAGTAAAAATAATGTTGTTTTTAAAAGTTTTTTTGATAAACCTGGACGTTTACATTGGGGGTTAATTGTATTAGCAACGATAATGGGAATGATTTTTTCAGTCGGTATATCCCAAATTCAATTTTATATTTTAGCACATACTGTACCTAATTTCTTAGTTACCATGTTAGAAGATGGAAATGTAATTAATACGAGTAACATATACATGACGATATTTTCTTTCATTTCAGCATGTGTATTAGCCCCAATAATGGAAGAGGTTATTTTTAGAGGGTTTTTCTTACAACGAATGGCTTACAAATGGGGGATTAAACGAGCGGTTATTATATCCTCTCTTATTTTTGGACTAGGACATTTTGATGTTATCGGTGCTTTCATATTCGGTGTTATTATGTGCCTTCTATACATAAAGACAAAAAATATATGGACGAATATTGCTGTGCATGCTCTAAATAATTTGATTGCAACGAGTATGCAATTTGTAGGTGGAGAGGGAAGTGGCGCAATCTCGATTACGGAATTACAAGCACAAAGTAATTTATGGATCGGCATTGGGCTTGCGATCGTCGGGTTACTTTGGTTAATCCCTTACATTTGGAAACAATGGCGTACAGTAAAAGAAGTTAGTGTGCCACCGGTTCGTTTCATAAATGAAGAAAAAGTAGCGAATACATCAGAAGAAAATGAAATATATAGCCAAGTGATAGTAACAGATAAATTGATGGCTGTAGAACTACCTGATGAAGCTGTAAATAAGCTTCGGTTAGAAGAAAATGATTATGTAACAGTTTCTGTAGAAGAAGATAAAATTGTTATAAAGAAAGCGCATAATAGATAA